The sequence CGTGGCGGAGCCGAAGAAGCGGTTCTGCGATTCGGCCACGAAGGGGTAGGCCAGCACCTCGGTCAGTCCGGCGTCGGCCAGGCCCTGGACCACCCGGCGTCGGGCCGCCTGTTCCCGGGTCAGCCCGCGCCCCGGAGGGGCCACCGGGAGGGTGGAAGGGATCTGGTCGTACCCGATCAGGCGGGCGATCTCCTCGACCAGGTCGTCCCGGATCTCCAGGTCCTGGCGCCAGGTCGGGGCGGTGACGGTGAAGACCGTCCTGGCCGGGCCGGCGTCGGGAAGTCCCGCATCCGTTGCCGTGCCGCGCTCGACCGTGGCTCCCAGGTCCCGCAGGGTCGTCTCGATCTGGTCCTCGGTGTATTCGATGCCCATGCGGGCCCCCGGGTAGGAGGCCGGTAGCTCGATGACGTTCGGCTCCGGGCGGGTGCCCGCGTCGGTGATCCCGGCGTCGGCGGTGCCGCCGGCCAACTGGATGAGCAGTTGGACGGCGCGTTCTGCCGCCTCGTCCGCGACCTCCCAGTCCACGCCGCGCTCGTTGCGCTTGGAGGCCTCAGAGGGCAGGCGGTGACGGCGGCGGGTGCGGCCCATGGAGACGGGGTCGAAGTGCGCCGACTCGATGACGATCGTGGTGGTCGACTCGGACACCTCGGTCTCGCCGCCGCCCATGACGCCGGCCAGGCCGATCGGTCCACGGTCGTCGGTGATGAGCAGGTCTTCGGCGGAGAGCGTCCGCGACTTGCCGTCCAGGGTGGTCAGCGTCTCGCCCTCGGCCGCACGGCGGACCACGATCGGTCCCCGCAGCTTCGCCGCGTCGTAGAAGTGCAACGGCTGACCGAGTTCCCACATGACGTAGTTGGAGATGTCCACGGCCAGGGAGATGGACCGCATTCCGGCCAGGCGCAGTCGCTGGGCCATCCACGGTGGGGTGGGACGGCTCGGATCGATGCCGGTGACGGTGCGGGTCACGAAGCGGTCGCAGCCGGGGACGCCGTAGATGGGGCGCTCGTCCTCCAGGCGCACGGGGTGGCCCTGGCCGTTCGGCTCGGGAGCCGTGACCAGGGACGCCGGGTCGGTGAAGGGCAGACCGGTGGCGTGCGCGTACTCACGGCCCACGCCACGGATGGAGAAGGCGTAGCTGCGGTCCGCGGTCACGTTGATCTCGGCTGCCTCGTCCCGCAGGTGCAGGAGGTCGTAGACGTCCGTGCCGGGCTCCGGATCGTTGCCGTTCTCAGGCGAGAAACCGAGGGAGGACAGCACGATGATGCCCTCGTGATCCTCCCCCAGGCCCAACTCGCGCGCCGAGGCGATCATCCCGGCGGAGAGGTGGCCGTAGGTCTGGCGCGGGGTGATGCGGAAGTCACCGGGGAGCACGGCGCCGGGCAGGGTGACCACGACCTTGTCCCCCACCTGGAAGTTGTGGGCGCCGCAGACGATGCCCTGCACACCGGAGGGGTCGATGCCCTCACCGAGTAAGGTCTGCTCCTGGCCCTCGGGCACCACGCGGACCTGGCACCAGTTGATGGTCTTGCCGTTTTTCTGCGGCTCGGGGACCATCTCCAGGACCTCGCCGACCACGAGGGGGCCGGAGAGTTCGTCCAGGGGACGGTGGACGTCCTCCTCCTCGAAGCCGACCCTCACCAGGTCGGCCATGACGTCCTCGGCGGTCGCGTCCGCCGGGACCGGGACATATTCACGTAGCCATGACAGCGGGATGCGCACGGGTGATCAGATCTCCATTCCGAAGTGCTGGGAGAAGCGGACGTCGCCCTCGATCATGTCTCGCATGTCGAGGACCTCATTGCGGAACATCAGGGTGCGTTCCACGCCCATGCCGAAGGCGAAACCGGAGTAGACCTCCGGGTCCAGTCCGGCGGCACGCAGCACATTCGGGTGCACCATGCCGCAGCCGCCCCATTCGATCCACTGCGGGCCGCCCTTGGCGCCGGGGTGCCAGATGTCCATCTCCGCGCTGGGCTCGGTGAACGGGAAGAAATTGGAGCGCAGCCGGATCGTGGCCTCGGGGCCGAACATCTGACGGGCGAAGTACTCGAGGGTGCCGCGCAGGTCCGCCATGGTCAGACCCTTGTCCACGGCCAGGCCCTCGAACTGGTGGAAGACCGGGGTGTGGGTGGCGTCCAGCTCATCGGTGCGGAAGGTCCGGCCGGGCGAGAGCACGTACACGGGGACGCCACGTTCGAGCATGGCACGCATCTGCACGGGCGAAGTCTGCGTCCGCAGCAGGAGGTGGGACTGGGCGGGGTCCACGAAGAAGGTGTCCTGCATCTCGCGGGCCGGG comes from Citricoccus muralis and encodes:
- the pheT gene encoding phenylalanine--tRNA ligase subunit beta, with translation MRIPLSWLREYVPVPADATAEDVMADLVRVGFEEEDVHRPLDELSGPLVVGEVLEMVPEPQKNGKTINWCQVRVVPEGQEQTLLGEGIDPSGVQGIVCGAHNFQVGDKVVVTLPGAVLPGDFRITPRQTYGHLSAGMIASARELGLGEDHEGIIVLSSLGFSPENGNDPEPGTDVYDLLHLRDEAAEINVTADRSYAFSIRGVGREYAHATGLPFTDPASLVTAPEPNGQGHPVRLEDERPIYGVPGCDRFVTRTVTGIDPSRPTPPWMAQRLRLAGMRSISLAVDISNYVMWELGQPLHFYDAAKLRGPIVVRRAAEGETLTTLDGKSRTLSAEDLLITDDRGPIGLAGVMGGGETEVSESTTTIVIESAHFDPVSMGRTRRRHRLPSEASKRNERGVDWEVADEAAERAVQLLIQLAGGTADAGITDAGTRPEPNVIELPASYPGARMGIEYTEDQIETTLRDLGATVERGTATDAGLPDAGPARTVFTVTAPTWRQDLEIRDDLVEEIARLIGYDQIPSTLPVAPPGRGLTREQAARRRVVQGLADAGLTEVLAYPFVAESQNRFFGSATEDEGAAQRMVHLANPISAEFGYLRTSLLPGLLDIARRNHSRGFRDLALYESGLVFLPGEQLGSATIPPLGARPADEVLADLEAGIPDQPRHLAAVLTGHDSAPGAGHQPRAYDWQDALGAALDAAAILGVDLQVAQGTHQAFHPGRTAELRLAGSAGSAGTVIGVAGELLPSWLEDADLPARTVAMELDLDALIAAAADVVVARPMSAFPLTSQDVALVVADDVVAGDVLETLREGAGELLEDVSLFDVYSGQGVEDGHQSLAFSLRFRAPDRTLTADEASAARAAATELAARRHGAVQR
- the pheS gene encoding phenylalanine--tRNA ligase subunit alpha, encoding MTETPQDRAGTPVDTVEQPEISPADEAAVHAAVEQALAAFAAAADLEELKAARLAHTGEKAPLTLANRGIGQLPKDQKAVAGKLMGGARKSMERALAARTEVLEAEHAARMLVEETVDVTTAVRRRRVGARHPLSVLQERVSDIFIGMGWEIAEGPELESEWYNFDALNFKPDHPAREMQDTFFVDPAQSHLLLRTQTSPVQMRAMLERGVPVYVLSPGRTFRTDELDATHTPVFHQFEGLAVDKGLTMADLRGTLEYFARQMFGPEATIRLRSNFFPFTEPSAEMDIWHPGAKGGPQWIEWGGCGMVHPNVLRAAGLDPEVYSGFAFGMGVERTLMFRNEVLDMRDMIEGDVRFSQHFGMEI